In Nicotiana tabacum cultivar K326 chromosome 19, ASM71507v2, whole genome shotgun sequence, one DNA window encodes the following:
- the LOC142173897 gene encoding protein VACUOLELESS GAMETOPHYTES-like: protein MGRQNQSTDSTNQGKQHFSHSHILKIVNPTEAETLTCNACERKNISNKPFYGCNSCQYFLHENCFNAPRFLNHSSHSSHPLTLLPIPTYSIRSYICTACGSAGNGFCFSCACCEFDIHLQCASCPSSILIDEHPHQLELHFGSPYDDKSIVYICDVCNVIMNCDNWLYYCAGCDFASHLYCAISPEVGVFPRQQRPIPNQNPNTNPNPNQTLEMINAANEAHQQIIAAQIRAQFAARAGEAALDLVGPPRRYSYF, encoded by the coding sequence ATGGGAAGACAGAATCAGAGTACAGATTCAACAAATCAAGGTAAACAACACTTCAGCCACTCCCATATCCTGAAAATTGTGAATCCAACTGAAGCTGAAACTCTCACTTGCAATGCTTGTGAGCGAAAAAACATTAGTAATAAGCCATTCTATGGCTGCAATAGCTGTCAATATTTCCTTCATGAAAACTGCTTTAACGCTCCTCGTTTTCTCAATCATTCATCTCATTCTTCCCATCCTTTGACTCTTCTCCCAATTCCAACTTACTCGATCCGTTCCTATATTTGCACAGCTTGTGGCTCTGCTGGTAATGGATTCTGCTTTAGCTGTGCTTGTTGCGAATTCGATATCCACTTGCAATGTGCATCTTGTCCAAGCTCAATACTTATTGACGAACATCCACATCAATTGGAGCTCCACTTCGGTTCTCCTTACGATGATAAGAGTATCGTATATATTTGTGATGTCTGCAATGTAATAATGAACTGCGACAATTGGCTTTACTACTGCGCTGGTTGTGATTTTGCATCTCATTTATACTGTGCAATTAGTCCTGAAGTTGGTGTGTTCCCGAGACAGCAGCGTCCAATtccaaatcaaaatccgaacacaaatccaaatccaaatcaaaCATTGGAGATGATAAATGCAGCTAATGAAGCTCATCAGCAGATTATTGCAGCTCAAATTCGTGCTCAGTTTGCGGCACGAGCAGGAGAGGCTGCTCTGGACTTGGTCGGGCCACCACGAAGATACAGTTACTTTTAA